The sequence cacggggagaatgtgcaaactccacactcctgaggtgggaattgaacccgggtctccggcgctgcgaggcagcagtgctaaccactgtgccaccgtgggttgggatatctggttggcatggacgagttggaccgaagggtctgttttcatgctatacATCTCCAGGACTCTACTCCAGTTTCCTGTCTTTTCCTCAtaccccttactgattaaaaacttgtctctctctgcctgGCAGTACTcttaacaaggtaaaaacaatgactgcagatgctggaaaccaaattctggattagtggtgctggaagagcacagcagttcaggcagcatccaaggagcttcgaaatcgacatttcgggcaaaagcccttcctgatgaaagtggaagggcttttgcccgaaacgtcgatttcgaagctccttggatgctgcctgaactgctgtgctcttctagcaccactaatccagtactcttAACAACACAGATTCAAACAGTTCTATGCAATAAATTCACAAGCTCACTACTCTGATAGAAGGAACTCCTCATCTGATTTAAATTGGCGaactctgagattatgctctcTCATCCTAGACTGTCCCACAAGAGGTCTATGCTCCACTTTAGCCCCCTCCTATCTTCGCACAACTCAATCTGCCATTATAACTTTCTCCTCTTCTCCATCACAGGCTTGTCGGGTTTCTCTGTAAAGGCAAATGGATTTGCTTTCCTGCGAAGTGTTCTGCATCTTGGGGTAAAGAAGTTTCCTCTGAAATATTTAGCTGTTGGGATTCCTTGGTTACAATATGTCCTGTTAGGTGAATGTAAAGGGGTCAAAATTATTTTACAGGCTCTCGCTGCACAGCAATAGAGTCCCTACCACTAGGTCAGAAGTCCCAGGTTcgagtcatagaatccccacagtgccgATTCAGGCCATTCTGACCATCAAGTTTGTACTAGCCATCTAAAGAGCATTCAATCCACCCCTACATCCCTGTAAGCCTTATTCTCCCTATGctggtgtgggtttcctccaggtgctctggtttcttcccacagcccaaagatgtgcaggtaaggtttGGCTacgctaaaattgcccataatgttcaggaatatgtaggctagatgcattagttaggggaaatgtagagtaatagagtaggggaatgggtttgcgTAGGATACCCAGGTGTGGACTAGCTAGGttaaatggccagcttccacattCTCAGGGTTGTATGATACTATGATACGCGCCTGCACATCCCAGCAAGTCCTGCCTGCTCCAATGTGTCACAACATATCAATGATCAATTAAAATGAACAAagagcatagaacaatacagcgcaggaacaggcctGTGCCCTTCCATACAAAGTAAAAACGCTTGCCTTCGTTGGAAGGGGCATGGACTACAAGGATAGGCGTGTTGTGCTGCAGCTTTGTGAAACCTGCAAGGCCTAAATCATATCTCATATGTTAACCAATAACAGAAAACACTGGACAAGctcaagggagtactcaatgaatggtaaAATACTAGGAAGctcaggagaacagagagagtttGTGGTATTTGTCTACAAGTCCCTGAAGGAAGGACAAGTCAATGAGGTAGGTACTTATGGAAGCTGATGGGACATTTGCCTTTATCTAAATTTAATCTATAATCTTAGATTGtaaaagcagggagattatgCTGAAACTTGTACAGGGTTTTGGTTAGGCTaaattggagtactgtgtgtattTCTGGTCACCTgactagaacaaagaacaatacaaccctttggccctccaaacctACACTGACACAATTTCACCTTCCATACTTTCACCTTcaccgtccaaagatgtacatgtcaggtgaattggccatgttaaattgcctgtagtattaggtaaaggggtaaatataggggaatgggtgggttacgctttggcgggtcggtgtggacttgttgggccgaagggcctgtttccacactaagtaatctaatctaatactaaaATTGCCTTCACTTATAGAATccctatccctctattctcttcctattcatgtacttgtccatgtgcttcttgagtgctgctgttgtgtctgcttccaccacctcctctggcagtgcattctgccTTTTATGGGAAAAACTTGTCTCGCATATCTCTTTAAAACTCCCCTCCCTTCcagcaccttgaacctgtgtacctgagtaattgacccctccacactgggaaaaagcctcatattttccactctatccacaccatttacaattttataaacttcaggtcactcctcaacattctgcatttcagtgaaaacaaacccagttgatccaacctttcttcatagctaacagcccccataccaggcaacatcctgatcaaTGTTTTCTGCATTCtccccaaagcgtccacatccttctggcagtgtgatgaccagaactgtgcgcaatattccaagtgtggcctaactaaagttttataaagctgcagcatagctTGTCAGTCCTTAATGCCtattctgtactgtatgattctatgattagcAGAAACCTGgtggcatctgtgaagagagaaagaatgaacattTTGAGTCTGACACGACTCCTTCCACTCTTTGAAGAAGTCATATTGATCttggaatgttaactctgcttctctccacagtgctgccagacctgctgaattgttCTAGCACTTGGTTTttattcagatctccagcaccaacgatattttgcttttattaaaaaCGAAGACATACACAGTCACTAAGTCCATTACATAGAAGAGTTTGAACCCCGTTTGACGGTTAGACTGCATTAAGTGAACTCAAATCACAGGGCGTTCGAATTAGCTTCAGCAACCCCTGCCTGAAAGCCAGCCAAGAACAGTTTGCTCTACTCTGGTCAATAGCTGCGAGCTCTCTGATTCACACATGAATGACAGGGCGAGGCTTCAGGAGACTACTGACAGGCAAAAGGGAAGCATTGTACATTGGAACGTGTCTTCCGTCCGTCACCACCACATAATAAAATAACCCTTTTAAACGATCACTGGAGACAAAATGCAAATTTAACTTCCTCCCCACCGCCTACAGTTAAAGCCAGAGACAAACATAGGACATGAGCTGAACCAGGCCTTACATTACTGGCACCCAGTAAGTTAAAGAGGAAGCTATGCTTTGGTAGGTGCACTGTCACCAGCGGCTTCTTACCGAATGAATTCAGGAAGTCCGCGATCTTCTTGATGCTGCTGGTGATCACCTCAATGTACTCCCTATTGGCCCAGTCCTGATGGATCTCTCTCTGAACCGGATCCCCCTGCCCCGCCATGGCCCAAGAAACAAACAAgttcaccctcccctcctggacCTGCCCGGATCGGAACGTCCTGATATTGTAATTGCTGCGCTGATTGGACAGGAAAACGCCGAACCCAACCATCGAGACAACCCTATTGGCCACATCcgacccagaaatgtgagcacCTCGAAGGCTATTGGACCGTCGGGCGGCAGATTGACACGTGGCCCGGAGGTGGGTGGGGGAAAGGCGAGGCGAGATACTCTATTGGTAGAACCTGAATGATGGGGCCGCCTCTGTGAGGAAAGGAGGAATCCCATTCGCTAGCCGGATTGTCAAGGCCTCCGAGGGTGGTGTGGAGATGCTGCGAGGCTGAGAACCATTCAATTGCTTGAAGGGAGGGCAGGTATTTGGAGGAATGCTGAAGTTACACAAGAACATGGGGTGACAATCACTGGTCTCAAGTTCACTCAGAGAGACAGAAGCAGCAATTGATATAAAGgcaaaaacaaatttaaaatgctgACGCTGGAGCtctgaaattttaaaaacatcCAGAAACCGTTGGAAAAAGCTCATCCTTGTAGAAACAGTGATATTCGGTCCAGCCGAATGATGAAATGTACAGTTGTGTTTCCAAAATGCTGTATCAACGTTCTAGAATCTTTAGACATCGCCAAACGTTCC comes from Chiloscyllium punctatum isolate Juve2018m chromosome 12, sChiPun1.3, whole genome shotgun sequence and encodes:
- the brk1 gene encoding probable protein BRICK1 — translated: MAGQGDPVQREIHQDWANREYIEVITSSIKKIADFLNSFDMSCRSRLATLNEKLTALERRIEYIEARVTKGETLT